Proteins encoded by one window of Grus americana isolate bGruAme1 chromosome 7, bGruAme1.mat, whole genome shotgun sequence:
- the SNCG gene encoding gamma-synuclein isoform X2 yields the protein MRASLSESIAAYFKSFICLEIFQMVPYPLMSSSSSSPPPFLNLPKQIHIINISASAVRRHWLHCSALHQQETARAARFATLPSSTGGVRAKAETGRETEHPPRVRLHIAVPGLRCFLLLSLTQIVQVIPSQATRMDVFKKGFSIAKEGVVAAAEKTKQGVTEAAEKTKEGVMYVGTKTKEGVVQSVTSVAEKTKEQANVVGEAVVASVNTVANKTVEGAETIVATTGVVKKEDLAAPQPPEQPGVAGEGALAASTGGGGEGENEGN from the exons ATGAGAGCATCCTTGAGTGAGAGCATtgcagcatattttaaaagctttatctGTCTGGAAATTTTCCAGATGGTCCCTTACCCACTgatgtcctcctcctcctcctctccccctcccttcttAAATCTTCCCAAGCAGATCCATATCATTAATATTTCAGCATCAGCTGTTCGCAGGCATTGGCTACACTGCAGCGCACTTCATCAACAAGAGACAGCAAGGGCTGCGAGGTTTGCCACACTGCCTTCATCCACCGGAGGAGTAAGAGCGAAGGCAGAGACTGGCAGAGAAACCGAGCATCCGCCGAGGGTCAGGCTGCATATTGCAGTCCCGGGCTTGAGGtgctttttgctgctgtccCTCACTCAGATCGTCCAGGTAATACCCTCGCAAGCAACAAGGATGGATGTCTTTAAGAAAGGTTTCTCTATTGCTAAAGAAGGTGTGGTGGCTGCTGCAGAAAAGACCAAGCAGGGAGTGACAGAGGCTGCAGAGAAGACTAAAGAAGGGGTGATGTATGTGG GTACCAAAACCAAGGAAGGCGTAGTGCAAAGTGTGACCTCAG TTGCTGAGAAGACCAAAGAGCAGGCCAATGTGGTGGGAGAAGCAGTAGTAGCCAGCGTGAACACAGTGGCAAACAAGACTGTAGAAGGAGCAGAGACCATCGTGGCCACTACAGGAGTTGTAAAAAAG gaggacctggcagCACCGCAGCCGCCCGAGCAGCCGGGGGTGGCGGGAGAGGGGGCCCTGGCAGCAAGCACAGGCGGCGGCGGAGAG GGTGAAAATGAAGGCAACTAA
- the SNCG gene encoding gamma-synuclein isoform X1, translating to MRASLSESIAAYFKSFICLEIFQMVPYPLMSSSSSSPPPFLNLPKQIHIINISASAVRRHWLHCSALHQQETARAARFATLPSSTGGVRAKAETGRETEHPPRVRLHIAVPGLRCFLLLSLTQIVQVIPSQATRMDVFKKGFSIAKEGVVAAAEKTKQGVTEAAEKTKEGVMYVGTKTKEGVVQSVTSGLLNQTEVTRREVIHSLQVAEKTKEQANVVGEAVVASVNTVANKTVEGAETIVATTGVVKKEDLAAPQPPEQPGVAGEGALAASTGGGGEGENEGN from the exons ATGAGAGCATCCTTGAGTGAGAGCATtgcagcatattttaaaagctttatctGTCTGGAAATTTTCCAGATGGTCCCTTACCCACTgatgtcctcctcctcctcctctccccctcccttcttAAATCTTCCCAAGCAGATCCATATCATTAATATTTCAGCATCAGCTGTTCGCAGGCATTGGCTACACTGCAGCGCACTTCATCAACAAGAGACAGCAAGGGCTGCGAGGTTTGCCACACTGCCTTCATCCACCGGAGGAGTAAGAGCGAAGGCAGAGACTGGCAGAGAAACCGAGCATCCGCCGAGGGTCAGGCTGCATATTGCAGTCCCGGGCTTGAGGtgctttttgctgctgtccCTCACTCAGATCGTCCAGGTAATACCCTCGCAAGCAACAAGGATGGATGTCTTTAAGAAAGGTTTCTCTATTGCTAAAGAAGGTGTGGTGGCTGCTGCAGAAAAGACCAAGCAGGGAGTGACAGAGGCTGCAGAGAAGACTAAAGAAGGGGTGATGTATGTGG GTACCAAAACCAAGGAAGGCGTAGTGCAAAGTGTGACCTCAG GTTTATTAAATCAAACAGAAGTTACCCGGAGAGAGGTCATACACAGTCTGCAAG TTGCTGAGAAGACCAAAGAGCAGGCCAATGTGGTGGGAGAAGCAGTAGTAGCCAGCGTGAACACAGTGGCAAACAAGACTGTAGAAGGAGCAGAGACCATCGTGGCCACTACAGGAGTTGTAAAAAAG gaggacctggcagCACCGCAGCCGCCCGAGCAGCCGGGGGTGGCGGGAGAGGGGGCCCTGGCAGCAAGCACAGGCGGCGGCGGAGAG GGTGAAAATGAAGGCAACTAA